In the genome of Maribacter forsetii DSM 18668, the window AATCTTTACTTACGGATTTGAAACCGCCACCAAAAATTTTGAAGAAAAAAATACAGAGCTACACACTTTAAGTAGCTACGAATATTTAATTGAACAAGCATCTGAAACGGGATACGTAAAAGAAGAGCAGTTGATTACATTAATGGAATGGAGGAAAGACCCTTCTAAATGGACAAATAAATAATTATGTTTATAGAAACACCTAAGGCAGAAATATCTAAAAATACAGAAGACACTTTTAACTTCTTAAATGACCTGCCTAATTTTAGATTGTTAATGCCTGAAAATATTGACAAATTTGAAGTTTTAAATGAGAATAGATTTCTTTTTGCTTTAAAAGGTATGCCAGAAATTGTTTTGGAAAAGAAAGAACAAACACCTTTCAGTCAAATTGTTTTGGGTGCCGCTAGTGAAAAACTACCTTTTACATTAACAGCAGATATCATAGAAATAGATGCGAATAAGAGTGAAGTTGTTCTAAGTTTTAAAGGTGAATTCAATGCTATGATGGCAATGATGATCAAAAAACCTATTACCAATTTCATCAATACATTATCAACGAATTTGGCAAAGGTCTAATACATTAGCTGTATTTCTTTTAACCCATATTCTTGAAGACCACCATCTTCATGTCTCACAATAAGTTTACCGCCAATAGAAACTTTTTCTATTGTGCCGGTAAATTGTGAACCATCTTGATTTTTAAAACTACTCCTATCTCCTATTTTAAATAAGTAAGAATGATATTGCGCATACAATTCTTGCTCTAAAGAATCTATTGGTTTGTTTAAATACAAATGCAACTGTTCTATTAGGGAATAAAAAACCGAATCAAGATTAAAATCTACATCCATAATATTTTTCAATGAAGATGCATTTGGTGCGTTTTTGAAAACTTCTTGATTCACATTTAAGCCAAATCCTATAATAGTTCGTTTAATTTTAGACCCGGACAAAATATTTTCTATCAATATACCCCCTATTTTAGAATTACCTGACAGAATGTCGTTAGGCCATTTAATGCTTAAATCAGGAATTCCTAAACGGTATAAAGCATCTACAATGGCAAGAGATACACAAACACTTACCAAAAAAACACGCTGTATTGGTATGTTAATATTATTTTTCAACATACTGAATGCTAAGTTTTTACCCGGTTCAGACTCCCATTTAGCACTCATTTGCCCCCTACCTAAAGTTTGATTACTTGTGGTAATCACAGTAAAATCATCAAGTTCTTTTTTAAATGACAGGTCCTTTAAATAGGTGTTTGTAGATTGCGTGGCATCAAGTTTGATTATTTGCATTTACTGTTCTTATTGTGAATCTTTAATGTATTGTTAAAAACTAGTCCTAAAAGAACAAAAAAATAATAACTTTGTAAAAACTAAAATTTTTGAATGCAGGAAAGTAAAACTAGCAAAGATGAGTTAATTGCATTAATAATTCAGGGAATTGACGAAGTAAAAGGTCACAATATCAACCTATTAGATTTAAGAGAAATTGAGAATACCGTTTGTGATTACTTCATAGTTTGTAACGGTACTTCAAATACGCATGTAAATGCTATAGTAGGTTCTATCCAAAAAACAGTAAGTAAAGCGATTCAAGATAAACCTTGGCACGTAGAAGGCGAGGACAATGCGGAATGGGTACTAATGGACTACGTAAATGTAGTTGTTCATATATTCCAAAAGCAAGTTCGAGAGTTTTATGACATAGAAGGTTTATGGGGAGATGCAAAATTCACAACCATAGAAAGTAGCGTAAACTAATAAAAAATTAAAATGGCAAAAGAAAACAAAACAAATCCGAAAAAACCAAAATTTAGTTCTTGGTGGATTTATGGATTAGTAGCAGTATTACTAATTGGATTTCAATTATTCAATAGTGATGATTTAGCTAGTACCCAAAAAACGACTACTTCAGAATTACAGCAGTATTTGCGAAATGGTGATGTTAAGAAGATTTTAATTATCACAAATACAAATCAAGCTAAAGTATTTTTAACCGATGAGGCTATTGCTAAAGAGGTACATAAAGATGTGAACGAGAAATCATTTCTACCATCTTCTGGTAATGTTCCTCAGTATACCTTAGATTACGGTGATCTTCAAATATTTCAGAATGAAATAACTGAAATCAAAAAAGAAAATAATTTAGATACTATTATTGAATTTGGTAAAGAGTCTACAGCCATTTTAGATTTCTTGTTATCTCTATTACCATTTGTATTGATTATTGGTATTTGGATATACTTAATGCGCAGAATGTCCGGCGGTGGCGGCGGTGGCGCAGGAGGTCAAATTTTCAATATTGGTAAGTCTAAAGCAAAATTATTTGACGAAAAGACAGATACTAGAACTTCCTTTAAAGATGTCGCTGGTTTAGAAGGTGCAAAAGAAGAAGTAGAAGAGATTGTTGAGTTTTTAAGAAATCCTGATAAGTATACCTCATTAGGTGGTAAAATACCTAAAGGAGCATTGCTTGTAGGACCTCCAGGAACAGGTAAGACCCTTTTAGCCAAAGCCGTTGCCGGTGAAGCTAAAGTGCCTTTCTTCTCGTTATCCGGTTCAGATTTCGTAGAAATGTTCGTAGGTGTTGGTGCATCTAGAGTACGTGATTTGTTCAAGCAAGCAAAAGACAAATCTCCAGCCATTATTTTTATTGATGAAATTGATGCCATTGGTAGAGCTAGAGGTAAAAATAACTTTACAGGTTCTAATGACGAACGTGAAAATACATTGAATCAATTATTAACTGAAATGGACGGTTTTGGTACAAATACAAATGTTATTGTACTTGCAGCAACCAACCGTGCAGATGTATTGGACAAAGCATTAATGCGTGCAGGTAGATTTGATAGACAAATTTATGTTGACCTACCGGATATTCGCGAGCGTAAAGAAATTTTTGAAGTTCACTTAAGACCTATTAAAACGGCAGAGACTCTTGATCTTGATTTCTTGGCTAGACAAACTCCTGGTTTCTCTGGTGCAGATATTGCAAATGTTTGTAACGAAGCGGCATTAATTGCAGCTAGAAACGAGAAAAAAGCGGTAACCAAGCAAGATTTCTTAGATGCTGTAGATAGAATTGTAGGTGGTCTTGAAAAGAAAAATAAAATTATTACTCCAGGTGAGAAAGAGACTATTGCCTATCACGAGGCTGGTCATGCAACCACTAGTTGGATGTTAGAACACGCTGCTCCTTTAGTGAAGGTTACTATTGTACCAAGAGGGCAATCATTAGGTGCTGCATGGTATTTACCTGAAGAGCGTTTAATTGTTAGACCTGAACAAATGTTGGACGAAATGTGTGCAACTATGGGTGGTAGAGCTGCAGAGAAAGTTATTTTCAATAAAATTTCTACCGGTGCTTTAAGTGATTTAGAAAAAGTCACCAAACAAGCAAGGGCAATGGTAACTATCTACGGTCTTAATGATGAAATAGGTAATATTACCTATTATGATTCTTCTGGCCAAGATTCTTATGGTTTCTCAAAACCTTATAGTGAGGACACCGCTCGTAAGATAGATGCTGAAATTTCTAAAATAATTGAAGAGCAGTATCAACGCGCTATCAAGGTTTTAACTGACAATAAGGATAAACTTACAACTTTAGCTGAAAGATTGTTGGAGAAAGAAGTTATCTTTAAGGAAGATTTAGAAAAAATCTTTGGTAAGCGAAATTTCGAAAAGGATATTTTAGCCTTGGAAAACGAAAAGAAACTGAAAGAAGAAGAGGACAACAAATCTACAGAAGAGCAAGAAATTACAGAGAATAAGTAATATTGCAATACTTTAGATCAGCAATTATTTCAACAACATAAATGGGGTTTTTAGATATTTTATTTGGTGGTGGCAAGAAGAAGGTTTCTAAGGAAACCGCGGAAACGCGCGGCGATCATATGCCTGATTTAAATATTCCTGTTGATGAAAAATTTACAATTCATTTTAAGCAGAACGGAGGTAAGTTCATTTATTGCGATTCTGACGCAGAAGTTTCAAAAGCAATTAGAAATATTGTTACAGAAAATAATTGGGAAAGTGAGCCTTTCTTTGTTCTCAATGAAAGGCTAGCCCAAAAATTTTCTAAGGAATCTATTACGTTTACTGATAATGCTCGCGACAGCGAAGTATTTTTTACCACTTGTGAGCATCTTATAGCCCAAAACGGCAGTATTCTGGTTTGTTCCAACCAACTATTAGAAAAAAAGGTAAACGAACTACCTAGCAATGTTGTGGTGTTTGCCACTACTAGCCAGTTAATAGAATCCATAGGAGAAGGTTTAAAGACCATCAAGAAAAAATACGGCCAAAGAATACCGGCCAATATAACTACATTAAAACACTTTAAAGCTACCGCAGAGAATTCAGATGATTTTCTAACTTATGGTAGTAGTACTAAAAATCTTTATCTTTTACTTCTGGAAGATTTATAGTATGAAAGAAATTCTAAGAAGGTCACTAACAGGGGCTGTGTACATAATCCTATTATTGTCAGCAGTCTTTTTAAGTTCTGATGCCTTTGATTTTTTATTTATGACCTTTGGACTTGCTTGTTTATACGAGTATAAAAAATTAGTACACTTAAAAGGCTATCATATTTTTGCAGCCTATTTAGCACTATGGTGGGCCTATATCTATTTAGTCAAAGACCAGCAGATCATTAATATTCTTATGGTTATTACCATAGCAATAGATATTTATCTATTATATAATCTATTTGCTAAAAAACCTTTAAAACTTAATACGACATTAAAATTCTTAATCGGTCTTTTTTACATAGGCGGAGGTTGTATTTTTCTGACAATGATACCTTATAAAAACGATGCGTTTGCCAAACTATTGATTATGGGTATTTTTATTTTAATATGGGTAAACGACTCATTTGCATACCTAGTAGGCAAAAGTATTGGCAGAACTAAACTTTTTCCTTCAGTTTCTCCTAAAAAAACCATTGAAGGTACTTTAGGAGGTTTTATATTTGCACTAGCGGCAGCTTATTTAATGGCTACTTTTGAAGCTCTTATAAGTCCTGTTCAATGGATGATTCTTGCAACGGTTATTGTAGTAGCCGGTAGCCTTGGTGATTTAATAGAATCTAAATTTAAAAGAGCTGCAGGTGTAAAGGATAGCGGAGCCATATTACCTGGCCATGGCGGTATGTTAGATCGATTGGACAGCCTGGTCTTTGCCGCACCATTTGCTTATTTAACTTTAAATATTTTCAGTTATGTTTCATAGAGAGGGACAAAAAATAATATTGTTTTCTTTTTTGATTATAGGTTCAAGTATAATCTTGGCCCACTACTTTATTGACATAGCATGGCTAAAATTAGCTATACAAATTCTTGGTCTAGTTTTACTTATTATAATTTTGCAATTCTTTAGAAATCCAAAGAGATTGGCAAGAAAGGATTTCAATGAAATTCTTTCTCCTGTAGATGGGAAAGTTGTAGTTATAGAAGAAGTTTTAGAGAAAGAATATTTTAATGAGAAAAGAAGACAGGTTTCTATTTTTATGTCACCGGTCAATGTTCACGTAACTAGATATCCCGCTAGTGGTTTAATTACTTTTTCCAAATACCACCCTGGTAAATTTTTAGTTGCCTGGCACCCAAAATCAAGTGAAGAAAATGAAAGAACCACTGTAGTTATAAAAACCCCTAAGTTTGGCGAAATCCTATACAGACAAATAGCTGGTGCACTTGCTAGACGAATTGTAAATTATGCCGAAAAAGGAGAAAGCGTACAACAGGGAGACGATGCAGGATTTATAAAATTTGGTTCTAGAGTCGATTTGTTTTTACCTTTAGATTGCCAAATTAATGTAAAGCTAAACCAAAAGGTTAAAGGTAATGAGACTTGTATAGCTACTTTTGTTGACCCAAACGAAAATGAAGAAATTACGTATTGAATTTGAGGAGACCGTTGCCTTGGTCAATAACTATACTGAACCAATACCGGCAGATATACTTTTAAAACTATATGCTTACTATAAGATTGCAAATGCCAATTTTGACAATCCTGGCAGTAAAACTCCATTAATTAATGCTTTTAAAGCAAATGCACTAATTCAGGCAAAGAATATGAGCAAGAAAAAAGCCATGCAGTCTTATATTGATTTAGCCAACAAAGAATTAAATACTGATTAACCATTATCTTGGTGTTTAGTAAATGCTGCCTATATATGGTCTAAAATAATCATTAAACAAATGTCTTCCATTCGATGAAAAGATTAGAAAAATTAAAGTCCAATATTCTTCGAAACTCTATTGGAGTTGTTTATCTAATTTTTGGATGTATTAAATTTATACCACATTTGAGTCCGGCTGAAGATTTAGCCAAAGACACTATTGGTATACTAACATTAGGATTTCTACCTTCTCAATTAGGGTTACTATTATTAGCAGTAGGCGAAACATTGATAGGCATCTTTCTTCTACTTAATTGGAAACCTAGAATTATTATCAGTATTGCTATAATTCATATTCTATTCACATTTACACCTCTATTTTTAATGCCAGAGGAGATTTTTGGAAAAGGTGAATTGGTTTTTACTTTAGCAGGGCAATACATATTTAAAAATATAATTATTCTAAGTGCCCTTTTTTCTTTAAAAATTGATTTGGATATTCACCTAAAACGAGCAGCCATAAAAGAATCTACAGCAGAACATTTAATTGTTGTAAAAAATTAAATATAAAGATCTTCCAAATCAGCGTCGCAAAGTGAGCAAAATAAATCATCTAACTTTGCACACACATCATTAAAAAAACGCTCTCCTTTATCTGTAGTAGCAAACTCCGGATTACCTATACCCGTATCACTACTAACCTTTGACCACTGCCTTTCTGCCCAAGCCCAACCTTCATTATAAGCCTTTATCCTAAACTTTTTAGCACTACCACTACCCCATTTCTCCTTTGACAATACTAAATCAGGTCTTAAATAAAGCATTAAACTCGTTTCCATTTCATCGGCATGATCACCCTCTTCCTTAAAATATTTAGATTTATCGAACATGGGTGGAAAGAAACAAAAACTGATAAACATGTCTGGGAACAATAATCCTAATTCCCTTATAATCGGTTTAAAATTATTACCTCCGTGACCATTGAACAGCAATAATTTCTTTATGCCTTGCCTATTTAGTACGGTTACCAAATCCTTTAAAATAACCAATTGAGTAGACGGATTCAAATTCATATCTAAATATATGTCACTCTGACCTGTATTAACACCAAAAGGTATAGTAGGCAAAACCATTACCTTTCTTCCTTTCTCCCAAGAGACACCAGCAGCAGACTCAGCCATACTTTGTACTTGATAATTATCCGTACCATAGGGTAAATGATAATTATGAGCTTCTGTGGCTCCCCATGGCAAAATTGCCAATTCTATTTTTTCATCTTTTAAATGTTCCCAATTGGTTTCGGCAAGTACATAAGGTCTAATCATAGTACTAAAGATACTATTTAAGCATAAAAAAACCCTTGACATTAATCAAGGGTTCATATATTTTTTTGATAAAATTGGTTTGTAAAATTGAAATTACAAGACCTTTTTACCTGAAATGATATTGTAAAGAATAACGATAACCGCTATTACTAATAAAATGTGAACTAAACTACCGGTTGCAAGACCTGGTACTATACCTAACATTCCCAATAACCATATAATTATACAAATAACTGCTACTAACCATAATAGACTTCTCATAATGTGTGTGTTTTTAGATTGTTTATACTACAAAATTAAAGGGATTAGCCGTGTTAGCTTAACTCAAACAAATTGATTACTAGCTCTATATCAGAAACTTCACCAG includes:
- a CDS encoding biotin--[acetyl-CoA-carboxylase] ligase, with amino-acid sequence MQIIKLDATQSTNTYLKDLSFKKELDDFTVITTSNQTLGRGQMSAKWESEPGKNLAFSMLKNNINIPIQRVFLVSVCVSLAIVDALYRLGIPDLSIKWPNDILSGNSKIGGILIENILSGSKIKRTIIGFGLNVNQEVFKNAPNASSLKNIMDVDFNLDSVFYSLIEQLHLYLNKPIDSLEQELYAQYHSYLFKIGDRSSFKNQDGSQFTGTIEKVSIGGKLIVRHEDGGLQEYGLKEIQLMY
- the rsfS gene encoding ribosome silencing factor — its product is MQESKTSKDELIALIIQGIDEVKGHNINLLDLREIENTVCDYFIVCNGTSNTHVNAIVGSIQKTVSKAIQDKPWHVEGEDNAEWVLMDYVNVVVHIFQKQVREFYDIEGLWGDAKFTTIESSVN
- the ftsH gene encoding ATP-dependent zinc metalloprotease FtsH, which translates into the protein MAKENKTNPKKPKFSSWWIYGLVAVLLIGFQLFNSDDLASTQKTTTSELQQYLRNGDVKKILIITNTNQAKVFLTDEAIAKEVHKDVNEKSFLPSSGNVPQYTLDYGDLQIFQNEITEIKKENNLDTIIEFGKESTAILDFLLSLLPFVLIIGIWIYLMRRMSGGGGGGAGGQIFNIGKSKAKLFDEKTDTRTSFKDVAGLEGAKEEVEEIVEFLRNPDKYTSLGGKIPKGALLVGPPGTGKTLLAKAVAGEAKVPFFSLSGSDFVEMFVGVGASRVRDLFKQAKDKSPAIIFIDEIDAIGRARGKNNFTGSNDERENTLNQLLTEMDGFGTNTNVIVLAATNRADVLDKALMRAGRFDRQIYVDLPDIRERKEIFEVHLRPIKTAETLDLDFLARQTPGFSGADIANVCNEAALIAARNEKKAVTKQDFLDAVDRIVGGLEKKNKIITPGEKETIAYHEAGHATTSWMLEHAAPLVKVTIVPRGQSLGAAWYLPEERLIVRPEQMLDEMCATMGGRAAEKVIFNKISTGALSDLEKVTKQARAMVTIYGLNDEIGNITYYDSSGQDSYGFSKPYSEDTARKIDAEISKIIEEQYQRAIKVLTDNKDKLTTLAERLLEKEVIFKEDLEKIFGKRNFEKDILALENEKKLKEEEDNKSTEEQEITENK
- a CDS encoding LUD domain-containing protein, whose translation is MGFLDILFGGGKKKVSKETAETRGDHMPDLNIPVDEKFTIHFKQNGGKFIYCDSDAEVSKAIRNIVTENNWESEPFFVLNERLAQKFSKESITFTDNARDSEVFFTTCEHLIAQNGSILVCSNQLLEKKVNELPSNVVVFATTSQLIESIGEGLKTIKKKYGQRIPANITTLKHFKATAENSDDFLTYGSSTKNLYLLLLEDL
- a CDS encoding phosphatidate cytidylyltransferase, with the protein product MKEILRRSLTGAVYIILLLSAVFLSSDAFDFLFMTFGLACLYEYKKLVHLKGYHIFAAYLALWWAYIYLVKDQQIINILMVITIAIDIYLLYNLFAKKPLKLNTTLKFLIGLFYIGGGCIFLTMIPYKNDAFAKLLIMGIFILIWVNDSFAYLVGKSIGRTKLFPSVSPKKTIEGTLGGFIFALAAAYLMATFEALISPVQWMILATVIVVAGSLGDLIESKFKRAAGVKDSGAILPGHGGMLDRLDSLVFAAPFAYLTLNIFSYVS
- a CDS encoding phosphatidylserine decarboxylase family protein yields the protein MFHREGQKIILFSFLIIGSSIILAHYFIDIAWLKLAIQILGLVLLIIILQFFRNPKRLARKDFNEILSPVDGKVVVIEEVLEKEYFNEKRRQVSIFMSPVNVHVTRYPASGLITFSKYHPGKFLVAWHPKSSEENERTTVVIKTPKFGEILYRQIAGALARRIVNYAEKGESVQQGDDAGFIKFGSRVDLFLPLDCQINVKLNQKVKGNETCIATFVDPNENEEITY
- a CDS encoding acyl-CoA-binding protein, producing the protein MKKLRIEFEETVALVNNYTEPIPADILLKLYAYYKIANANFDNPGSKTPLINAFKANALIQAKNMSKKKAMQSYIDLANKELNTD
- a CDS encoding creatininase family protein, whose protein sequence is MIRPYVLAETNWEHLKDEKIELAILPWGATEAHNYHLPYGTDNYQVQSMAESAAGVSWEKGRKVMVLPTIPFGVNTGQSDIYLDMNLNPSTQLVILKDLVTVLNRQGIKKLLLFNGHGGNNFKPIIRELGLLFPDMFISFCFFPPMFDKSKYFKEEGDHADEMETSLMLYLRPDLVLSKEKWGSGSAKKFRIKAYNEGWAWAERQWSKVSSDTGIGNPEFATTDKGERFFNDVCAKLDDLFCSLCDADLEDLYI
- a CDS encoding lmo0937 family membrane protein, producing the protein MRSLLWLVAVICIIIWLLGMLGIVPGLATGSLVHILLVIAVIVILYNIISGKKVL